Proteins from a single region of Pongo pygmaeus isolate AG05252 chromosome 3, NHGRI_mPonPyg2-v2.0_pri, whole genome shotgun sequence:
- the KLHL8 gene encoding kelch-like protein 8 isoform X2: MASDSMNSKQARNHITKGKRQQQHQQIKNRSSISDGDGEDSFIFEANEAWKDFHGSLLRFYENGELCDVTLKVGSKLISCHKLVLACVIPYFRAMFLSEMAEAKQTLIEIRDFDGDAIEDLVKFVYSSRLTLTVDNVQPLLYAACILQVELVARACCEYMKLHFHPSNCLAVRAFAESHNRIDLMDMADQYACDHFTEVVECEDFVSVSPQHLHKLLSSSDLNIENEKQVYNAAIKWLLANPQHHSKWLDETLAQVRLPLLPVDFLMGVVAKEQIVKQNLKCRDLLDEARNYHLHLSSRAVPDFEYSIRTTPRKHTAGVLFCVGGRGGSGDPFRSIECYSINKNSWFFGPEMNSRRRHVGVISVEGKVYAVGGHDGNEHLGSMEMFDPLTNKWMMKASMNTKRRGIALASLGGPIYAIGGLDDNTCFNDVERYDIESDQWSTVAPMNTPRGGVGSVALVNHVYAVGGNDGMASLSSVERYDPHLDKWIEVKEMGQRRAGNGVSKLHGCLYVVGGFDDNSPLSSVERYDPRSNKWDYVAALTTPRGGVGIATVMGKIFAVGGHNGNAYLNTVEAFDPVLNRWELVGSVSHCRAGAGVAVCSCLTSQIRDVGHGSNNVVDCM, from the exons ATGGCTTCAGATTCTATGAATAGTAAACAAGCTAGGAATCACATTACAAAGGGGAAAAGGCAACAACAGCACCAGCAAATAAAGAACAGATCCTCAATTAGTGATGGTGATGGAGAAgattcctttatttttgaagcaAATGAAGCTTGGAAAGATTTTCATGGTTCTCTTCTTCGATTTTATGAAAATGGAGAACTCTGTGATGTCACACTCAAG GTTGGCTCAAAGCTAATCTCTTGTCACAAGCTGGTATTGGCTTGTGTTATTCCCTACTTTAGAGCCATGTTTCTTTCTGAAATGGCTGAAGCCAAACAAACGCTGATTGAGATTAGAGATTTTGATGGTGATGCGATAGAAGACTTGGTAAAGTTTGTCTATTCTTCACGGCTCACTTTGACTGTTGACAATGTCCAGCCTCTCTTATATGCAGCCTGTATTCTGCAGGTTGAACTGGTGGCTAGAGCTTGTTGTGAATACATGAAGTTACATTTTCATCCCTCCAATTGCCTGGCAGTAAGAGCCTTTGCAGAAAGTCACAATCGAATAGACTTAATGGACATGGCGGATCAGTATGCCTGTGACCATTTTACTGAAGTAGTGGAGTGTGAAGACTTTGTAAGTGTATCACCGCAGCACCTCCATAAGCTTTTGTCCTCCAGTGATCtaaatattgaaaatgaaaagcagGTCTATAATGCTGCCATCAAGTGGCTTCTGGCCAATCCTCAGCATCATTCCAAATGGTTGGATGAAACACTTGCACAG GTTCGTCTGCCATTGTTGCCGGTTGATTTTCTTATGGGTGTTGTGGCAAAAGAACAGATTGTCAAGCAAAATCTAAAATGTAGAGATTTACTGGATGAAGCAAGAAATTACCACCTTCACTTGAGTAGCAGAGCAGTACCTGACTTTGAATACTCCATTCGGACTACCCCAAGGAAGCATACTGCTG GTGTGCTGTTTTGTGTAGGCGGTCGAGGTGGATCTGGTGACCCCTTTCGCAGTATTGAATGCTATTCTATCAATAAAAACAGTTGGTTCTTTGGACCAGAAATGAATAGTCGAAGGCGACATGTGGGTGTAATCTCTGTGGAAG GTAAAGTGTATGCAGTAGGTGGACATGATGGAAATGAACATTTAGGTAGCATGGAGATGTTTGATCCTCTCACTAATAAATGGATGATGAAGGCATCAATGAACACAAAGAG GCGAGGAATTGCCTTGGCTTCCTTAGGAGGCCCAATTTATGCAATTGGAGGGTTAGATGACAATACTTGCTTCAATGATGTGGAGAGATATGACATAGAATCTGatcagtggagtacagtggcaccaatGAATACTCCCCGTGGAGGAGTTGGCTCTGTTGCTCTAGTA AACCATGTTTATGCAGTAGGTGGCAATGATGGAATGGCTTCTTTATCTAGCGTGGAGAGATATGATCCACATCTGGATAAGTGGATAGAAGTTAAagaaatgggtcaaagaagagcAGGCAATGGAGTTAGCAAGCTTCATGGTTGCTTATACGTAGTTG GTGGTTTTGATGATAATTCTCCTCTGAGTTCAGTTGAGCGGTATGACCCCCGAAGCAACAAGTGGGATTATGTGGCAGCACTTACTACTCCCAGAGGTGGAGTGGGAATCGCAACAGTGATGGGCAAAATCTTTGCAGTTGGTGGTCATAATGGCAATGCATACTTAAATACAGTAGAAGCGTTTGATCCAGTGCTGAATAG GTGGGAGCTTGTTGGATCTGTGTCTCACTGCAGAGCTGGAGCAGGAGTAGCTGTGTGTTCCTGTTTAACTAGCCAAATTCGAGATGTAGGTCATGGATCCAATAATGTGGTTGACTGTATGTGA
- the KLHL8 gene encoding kelch-like protein 8 isoform X1, which produces MASDSMNSKQARNHITKGKRQQQHQQIKNRSSISDGDGEDSFIFEANEAWKDFHGSLLRFYENGELCDVTLKVGSKLISCHKLVLACVIPYFRAMFLSEMAEAKQTLIEIRDFDGDAIEDLVKFVYSSRLTLTVDNVQPLLYAACILQVELVARACCEYMKLHFHPSNCLAVRAFAESHNRIDLMDMADQYACDHFTEVVECEDFVSVSPQHLHKLLSSSDLNIENEKQVYNAAIKWLLANPQHHSKWLDETLAQVRLPLLPVDFLMGVVAKEQIVKQNLKCRDLLDEARNYHLHLSSRAVPDFEYSIRTTPRKHTAGVLFCVGGRGGSGDPFRSIECYSINKNSWFFGPEMNSRRRHVGVISVEGKVYAVGGHDGNEHLGSMEMFDPLTNKWMMKASMNTKRRGIALASLGGPIYAIGGLDDNTCFNDVERYDIESDQWSTVAPMNTPRGGVGSVALVNHVYAVGGNDGMASLSSVERYDPHLDKWIEVKEMGQRRAGNGVSKLHGCLYVVGGFDDNSPLSSVERYDPRSNKWDYVAALTTPRGGVGIATVMGKIFAVGGHNGNAYLNTVEAFDPVLNRWELVGSVSHCRAGAGVAVCSCLTSQIRDWLSNILSWCPTYP; this is translated from the exons ATGGCTTCAGATTCTATGAATAGTAAACAAGCTAGGAATCACATTACAAAGGGGAAAAGGCAACAACAGCACCAGCAAATAAAGAACAGATCCTCAATTAGTGATGGTGATGGAGAAgattcctttatttttgaagcaAATGAAGCTTGGAAAGATTTTCATGGTTCTCTTCTTCGATTTTATGAAAATGGAGAACTCTGTGATGTCACACTCAAG GTTGGCTCAAAGCTAATCTCTTGTCACAAGCTGGTATTGGCTTGTGTTATTCCCTACTTTAGAGCCATGTTTCTTTCTGAAATGGCTGAAGCCAAACAAACGCTGATTGAGATTAGAGATTTTGATGGTGATGCGATAGAAGACTTGGTAAAGTTTGTCTATTCTTCACGGCTCACTTTGACTGTTGACAATGTCCAGCCTCTCTTATATGCAGCCTGTATTCTGCAGGTTGAACTGGTGGCTAGAGCTTGTTGTGAATACATGAAGTTACATTTTCATCCCTCCAATTGCCTGGCAGTAAGAGCCTTTGCAGAAAGTCACAATCGAATAGACTTAATGGACATGGCGGATCAGTATGCCTGTGACCATTTTACTGAAGTAGTGGAGTGTGAAGACTTTGTAAGTGTATCACCGCAGCACCTCCATAAGCTTTTGTCCTCCAGTGATCtaaatattgaaaatgaaaagcagGTCTATAATGCTGCCATCAAGTGGCTTCTGGCCAATCCTCAGCATCATTCCAAATGGTTGGATGAAACACTTGCACAG GTTCGTCTGCCATTGTTGCCGGTTGATTTTCTTATGGGTGTTGTGGCAAAAGAACAGATTGTCAAGCAAAATCTAAAATGTAGAGATTTACTGGATGAAGCAAGAAATTACCACCTTCACTTGAGTAGCAGAGCAGTACCTGACTTTGAATACTCCATTCGGACTACCCCAAGGAAGCATACTGCTG GTGTGCTGTTTTGTGTAGGCGGTCGAGGTGGATCTGGTGACCCCTTTCGCAGTATTGAATGCTATTCTATCAATAAAAACAGTTGGTTCTTTGGACCAGAAATGAATAGTCGAAGGCGACATGTGGGTGTAATCTCTGTGGAAG GTAAAGTGTATGCAGTAGGTGGACATGATGGAAATGAACATTTAGGTAGCATGGAGATGTTTGATCCTCTCACTAATAAATGGATGATGAAGGCATCAATGAACACAAAGAG GCGAGGAATTGCCTTGGCTTCCTTAGGAGGCCCAATTTATGCAATTGGAGGGTTAGATGACAATACTTGCTTCAATGATGTGGAGAGATATGACATAGAATCTGatcagtggagtacagtggcaccaatGAATACTCCCCGTGGAGGAGTTGGCTCTGTTGCTCTAGTA AACCATGTTTATGCAGTAGGTGGCAATGATGGAATGGCTTCTTTATCTAGCGTGGAGAGATATGATCCACATCTGGATAAGTGGATAGAAGTTAAagaaatgggtcaaagaagagcAGGCAATGGAGTTAGCAAGCTTCATGGTTGCTTATACGTAGTTG GTGGTTTTGATGATAATTCTCCTCTGAGTTCAGTTGAGCGGTATGACCCCCGAAGCAACAAGTGGGATTATGTGGCAGCACTTACTACTCCCAGAGGTGGAGTGGGAATCGCAACAGTGATGGGCAAAATCTTTGCAGTTGGTGGTCATAATGGCAATGCATACTTAAATACAGTAGAAGCGTTTGATCCAGTGCTGAATAG GTGGGAGCTTGTTGGATCTGTGTCTCACTGCAGAGCTGGAGCAGGAGTAGCTGTGTGTTCCTGTTTAACTAGCCAAATTCGAGAT